The stretch of DNA GAAGCAGGTGCCCACGGTGCCGGTCAGCGCGCTGCGCCATGGTGCGCCGGGCGATTTCGTCTTCGTGGTGGTGCCGGGCGACGACAAGGATTCGAGCAAGACGCCGGACAGCTCGGCTGACACCAAGAGTGCCGACGGCAAGTCGGGTGAGCCCGCCGGGCCTTCGAGCAAGGTCAAGCTGGTGGTGGTCAAGACCGGGCCTTCGGATGGCACGCATGTCGCCATTCTGCAGGGCCTGACCAAGGGCCAGCAGGTGGTGAGCGAAGGCGCCGACGGGCTGGATGATGGATCGAGCGTCCGCGTCGGCGGCGGCAAGAACCATGGTGGCCAGGGTGGTCAGGCCGGCCAGAATGGGCAGGCCGGCGATCAGGCTGGCACGCACAAGGGTCACCACCGCAATGGCCAGGGTGGCGGCGGCAATCAGGGTGGGGCGTAAGGCGTCCCGCCTGTGTCCTCCCCGGCGCCGGGCCTGATCGCCCTGCCCTGCTGCCTCACGCCTCACAGCGCCCTCTGGACCCGTTCTGACCGGAGCCATCATGTCGACCGCATCTGACCATACCTCGCCTGATGGACCCAACCTCCCGCCTGTAGAGGATGTGATCGAGGGCGGCGGTCCGTCGCGCCCCTTCATCCTGCGTCCGGTGGCCACCACGCTGCTGATGCTGGCGCTGATGCTGGCCGGTCTGATCGCCTGGAAGCAGTTGCCGCTCTCGGCGCTGCCTCAGGTCGATTATCCCACGATTCAGGTGCGCACGCTCTATCCCGGCGCCAGCCCGGATGTGATGGCGCTGACCGTCACCAGCCCGCTGGAGCGCCAGTTCGGCCAGATGCCGGGGCTGACGCGCATGACGTCGAACTCCTCGGCGGGGGCCAGCGTGATCACGCTGCAGTTCGGCCTCAACCTCAATCTCGACGTGGCCGAGCAGGAAGTTCAGGCGGCAATCAATGCGGCCAATTCGCTGCTGCCCAGCGATCTGCCCGCCCCGCCGGTCTATGCCAAGGTCAACCCCGCCGACGCGCCGGTGATCTCGATCGGCGTCACCTCAAAAACCCGCCCGCTGGGCGAGGTCGAGGGCATTGTCGAGCGCCAGTTCTCGAACAAGATCGCGCAGGAAAGCGGCGTGGGTCTGGTCAGCATTTCGGGCGGGCAGCGGCCCGCCGTGCGCATCACCGCCAATGTGACGGCGCTGGGCGCGCATGGCATCAGCCTTGAGACTTTGCGCACCGCGATCAGCAACGCCAACGCCAATCAGGCCAAGGGCACCTTCGACGGCCCCACCAAGAGCTGGACCATCGACGCCAACGACCAGCTCGCCAGCGCCGACGAATACGCCAAGCTGATCGTGTCCTGGACCACTTCGGGCACGCCGGTGGTGCTCTCCGATGTCGCCAAGGTGGAAAGCAGCACCGAAAACGTGCGCACCGCAAGCTGGATGAACCGCACCCCCGCCGTCATCATCGACGTGCAGCGCCAGCCGGGCGCCAATGTCATCCAGACGGTGGACAGCATCAAGGCCGACCTGCCCGGTCTGGAAAAGCAGCTCCCCGCCGACGTGAAGGTCACGCTGCTGACCGACCGCACCAGCGGCATCCGCGCCAGCGTGGAGGATGTGCAGTTCGAGCTGGTGCTGGCCGTGGTGCTGGTGGTGCTGGTGATCTTCATGTTCCTGGGCTCGGCGCGCGCCACGCTGATCGCGGGGCTGTCGGTGCCGCTCAGCCTTGTGGGCGCCTTTGCCGCCATGTGGGCGCTGGGTTATTCGATCAACAACCTGACCCTGATGGCGCTGACCATTGCCTCGGGCTTCGTGGTCGATGACGCCATCGTGGTGATCGAGAACATCGCCCGCCATATCGAGGATGGCATGAAGCCCTTCAACGCCGCGCTAAAGGGCGCCAGCGAGATCGGCTTCACCATCATCAGCCTGACCGTGTCGCTGGTGGCGGTGCTGATCCCGCTGCTGTTCATGGGCGATGTGGTGGGGCGCCTGTTCCGCGAATTCGCGGTCAGTCTTGCGGTCACCATCGTGCTCTCCGCCGTGGTGGCGCTGACGCTGGTGCCGATGCTGGCCGCGCGCTGGCTCAAGCCCGAGCATGAGGAGCGCCGCTTCGCCATCGTCGACAAGAGCATGCATGCTTTCGACCGGCTGGCCCATCGCTATGCCAGCGCGCTCGACTGGGTGATGGAACGCCCGAAGCAGACCTTGCTGGTCTTTGCCGGATCGCTGGCCGTCACCGCCCTGCTTTTCGTGGTGATCCCCAAGAACCTGTTCCCCACGCAGGACACCGGGCAGCTTTCCGCCACGATCATCGCGGCCAATGACACCGGCTTTGCCCGCATGAGCCGGTTGCAGAACGAGGTGGCCGATGCGCTGCTGAAGGACCCTGCGGTGGAAAGCCTCAGCTCCTCGGTGGGCGTGGACGGCATCAATCCGATGCTGAGCCAGGGCCGCATGCTGATCAACCTCAAGGATCTGTCGCAGCGCCCCCGCCTCGCCAAGGTGATCGAAAACCTGCAGGAGCGCGCCGCGCAGGTGCCCGGCGTGAAACTCTATCTCCAGCCGGTGCAGGATCTGACCATCGACACCGAGACCGGCCTCACCCCCTATCGTTTCGCGCTCAAGGGCGCGGACCAGAATGCGGTCAATGAATGGGGCAACAAGCTGGCCGGCGCGCTGCAGAACGAACCGGCGCTGCGCGATGTGAACGCGCAGGTGCTGGCGCGCGGCCGCTCGGTGGTGGTGGACATCAACCGCGATGCCGCCGCCCGTCTGGGCGTGACCGCGCTGACCATCGACAATGCGCTCTACGATGCTTTCGGCCAGCGCATCATCTCGACCATCTACACCCAGTCGAGCCAGAACCGCGTGATCCTGCAGGGCACGCCGCAGATGATCTCCGACCCCTCGGGGCTGGAGCAGCTCTACATTCCGCTCAGCAGCGGAACGCAGGTGCCGCTGGGCACCGTGGCCAGCGTGCATGAGAGCGAAGCCCCGCTGGTGCTGGCGCGCGAAAGCCAGTTCCCGCAGGCGACGATCGGCTTCGATCTGGCACCGGGCGTCTCGCTGGGCCATGCCGTGGCGCAGATCGAGCGGGTGGAAAAGAAGATCGGCCTACCCGCTTCGGTCACCACCGATTTCTCGGGCTCGGCCTCGGCCTTCCAACAGGCGCTGTCGAATGAGGGCGTGCTGGTCGCCGCCGCCATCGTGGTGGTCTATATCGTGCTGGGCGTGCTGTATGAAAGCTTCATCCATCCCGTGACGATCCTCTCCACCCTGCCCTCGGCGGGCATCGGCGCGCTGATCGCGCTGTTGCTCTCGGGCTATGGGCTGGGCGTGATCGGCATCATCGGCATCGTGTTGCTGATCGGCATCGTGAAGAAGAACGCCATCATGATGATCGACTTCGCCGTCGCCGCCATGGAGGATGAAGGCCTGTCCGCCGACAAGGCGATCCGCAAGGCCGCGCATCTGCGCTTCCGCCCGATCATGATGACAACCTTTGCCGCGCTGTTCGCCGCCATCCCGCTGATCTTCGGCACGGGCATGGGCTATGAGCTGCGCCAGCCGCTGGGCATGGCCATCGCGGGCGGTCTGATCCTGAGCCAGGTGCTCACGCTCTTCACCACCCCGGTGATCTTCCTGGGCTTCGAGCATTGGCGTGAGCGCCGCGCGCTGCGGGCGCAGCACCAGGCCAACACGCTCGGCGCCGCCAACCCCGGCTCGACGGGTCTCTGATGTCGATCTCCACCCCCTTCATCCGGCGCCCGGTCGGCACGCTGCTGCTGACGATCGGGGTGGCGCTGGCGGGCATCGCGGCCTTTTTCCACCTGCCGGTGGCGCCGCTGCCGCAGGTCGATATTCCCACCGTGATGGTGCAGGCCAGCCTGCCCGGCGCCAGCCCCGCCACCATGGCCAGCACCGTGGCCAGCCCGCTCGAACGCCATCTGGGCACCATCGCGGGCGTGACGGAAATGACCTCGCGCTCCTCGCTGGGCTCGGCGCAGGTGGTGCTGCAGTTCGACCTCGCGCGTGACATCGATGGCGCGGCGCGTGACGTGCAGGCGGCGATCAACGCCAGCCGTGCCGATCTGCCCAGCACGCTGAAAACCAACCCCACCTATCGCAAGGCCAACCCCGCCGACGCGCCGATCATGATTCTGGCGCTGACCAGCAAGACCCGCGCCCCGCATGAAATCTATGACGCGGTGTCGAACATCGTGCAGCAGAAGCTGCTGCAGGTGCAGGGCGTGGGCAATGTCGAGCTGGGCGGCGGCGCCCTGCCCGCCGTGCGCATCGAGATCGACCCCACCCTGCTCACCCAGTCGGGCGTCAGCCTGGAGGATGTGCGCACCGCGCTGCAATCCTCCAGCGCCAACCGCCCGCGCGGCG from Novosphingobium sp. encodes:
- a CDS encoding efflux RND transporter permease subunit — protein: MSTASDHTSPDGPNLPPVEDVIEGGGPSRPFILRPVATTLLMLALMLAGLIAWKQLPLSALPQVDYPTIQVRTLYPGASPDVMALTVTSPLERQFGQMPGLTRMTSNSSAGASVITLQFGLNLNLDVAEQEVQAAINAANSLLPSDLPAPPVYAKVNPADAPVISIGVTSKTRPLGEVEGIVERQFSNKIAQESGVGLVSISGGQRPAVRITANVTALGAHGISLETLRTAISNANANQAKGTFDGPTKSWTIDANDQLASADEYAKLIVSWTTSGTPVVLSDVAKVESSTENVRTASWMNRTPAVIIDVQRQPGANVIQTVDSIKADLPGLEKQLPADVKVTLLTDRTSGIRASVEDVQFELVLAVVLVVLVIFMFLGSARATLIAGLSVPLSLVGAFAAMWALGYSINNLTLMALTIASGFVVDDAIVVIENIARHIEDGMKPFNAALKGASEIGFTIISLTVSLVAVLIPLLFMGDVVGRLFREFAVSLAVTIVLSAVVALTLVPMLAARWLKPEHEERRFAIVDKSMHAFDRLAHRYASALDWVMERPKQTLLVFAGSLAVTALLFVVIPKNLFPTQDTGQLSATIIAANDTGFARMSRLQNEVADALLKDPAVESLSSSVGVDGINPMLSQGRMLINLKDLSQRPRLAKVIENLQERAAQVPGVKLYLQPVQDLTIDTETGLTPYRFALKGADQNAVNEWGNKLAGALQNEPALRDVNAQVLARGRSVVVDINRDAAARLGVTALTIDNALYDAFGQRIISTIYTQSSQNRVILQGTPQMISDPSGLEQLYIPLSSGTQVPLGTVASVHESEAPLVLARESQFPQATIGFDLAPGVSLGHAVAQIERVEKKIGLPASVTTDFSGSASAFQQALSNEGVLVAAAIVVVYIVLGVLYESFIHPVTILSTLPSAGIGALIALLLSGYGLGVIGIIGIVLLIGIVKKNAIMMIDFAVAAMEDEGLSADKAIRKAAHLRFRPIMMTTFAALFAAIPLIFGTGMGYELRQPLGMAIAGGLILSQVLTLFTTPVIFLGFEHWRERRALRAQHQANTLGAANPGSTGL